The genomic DNA gaatgtccctcatcggcgaatgtatttcaaagatggaggcacaacatggattcagccagagagcgactcgatcgtatgtattttaaatagcagattctacacttacgagaatactttgattagtggggtggaaggaattacacatgaatgagcacatacttttggaagaaaacatgggtttttgctaagaattaactaaaaaaagtacacactggAGCTTTAAGATTATATAGTCAGAAAGTTAATGACAGCAGTCTCCCATAAACAAACCAACAGGGTGACAAAATGCACTGAAAAATCCAATGATGTAGAAATgtagaaaaaaaattttttggggGGTGTGTGAGTAGGTGGAGTTAAACACTGCTTGTGTCTGTGACTAAAGTGTTTAAGAGTTGAGGAAAGGGAATTTCTGCTTTATTTCTGCTTTGTGATTGAGTTGAGAGTGAAGTCAGATGAAGATGTTGTTTATCATGAACGTCTCAGTGCTGTTACTGCTCATCTGTCCATCCGTCATCTCTGAAGTTACAGACTTCAGTAAGTGTAATCAGTTTTTTTATGAAGGACAGCCTCCAGTGATTCCTGGCATTCTGAACAATTCGCACTTCATGGATAATCCATACAAAACCATCTGTCAAAAATATGAGAGCGAGTACAGATTTGCAACGCTCTACGACACAACAAAAAGAATTCCAGTTTTCTCAGCTTACAGATTCACTGGGAAAAAGATCATCAAGAGACCAGATATTGAATGGATGAATGAGCCTCAGGTAATCTTCATACTATAGTTTATTTGTTATTTCTTGCTCTTCTACTGAATACGaggagctcaaatgcaaaactctttaagtgtttctgacatgttttcttgtaaataagcattttatcagactcttgccaacaaatttgtatttatgtataGCCTGAATccgggattaagcggattttaAGCAAAATATCTGATGATCGTATAATACATGCCAAGAGCATTcaattaatatcattatctcattttggaCGGTGACGTGTGGCATTTgcatcaaataatttaaagaagATTATTATTCAGTATTTATAATGcataatgctttattttatacCTTGTATCTGCTGTCATTTACAGACTAGATGCATTAACTTTATTCAAAAAGCTAATAATATttgtatattattataaatttaCTGTATTAATTTTATAGTTTAACCATCAAGTGGTTAGTTTGATTTATTTGATATAAATGTTGACAAAAAATACCTGAAATCTAATCTCCTGTTAGTCTACTAACCATTGTTTTATGTTATAGCTGGAAATCTCCAATGATCAGATGGGTGTGACATATATAAATCAAGCTACAGATGAAGACTACTTCAATAAAACTTATAACATGAGTCGCGGTCACTTGTTTCCCTGCTGTTATTCAGGTGATAATGTCACAGCTCGCTCTACATTCACAATGACCAACATTGTGCCACAGAAGATCAGTTTTAATAACGGCAGCTGGGGTCGCATGGAAAAAAAGGCGATAGAGTTGATGGGTAACTACTGCCGTGATAAAAAAgatcaaaataaagttttggcCCACGTGTTAACAGGAGCTGTACCTGGTAACATTACACAAAACAACCGAGTGAATATACCATCATACATGTGGATGACTTTCTGCTGCTTTAACAGCACCTCGAGTTCATGGTCCTCACAAGCTTACTGGGGTGCAAATGTAGAGGAAAATATAAACGAAAATGTCACAATCAGTGAAAGAAGTCTGGAGGAATTACAAGAATTCCTGAGTGAACAATGGGTGAATATCACACAACTATTTGACAACAActgtaaaaacacaaatattcacatttcacCAGAAGGCAGTGGCAGTGAGCCTCCTTTAAATTTAGGCGAGTAGTGTTACCCATCAAATGGTTTAATTTAGCTCTTCTATCTTACAATCATCCTGCAATTAActtaacacaaaattattttactataaaatgtttcttaacACATGCTAAGCATATACTTATATGTACTGTAAAtcatcaaaaatctgctttgaaacaatgcaaaATGAAAAAGGCACtattcaaaatacattttgacttattttgaaataaagACATGTAATAAATGAGATTGTGTGTATACTGTCTTTTCTGCAATAAAAATTTGTATATCAATATGGACTCATATGACTGATTATGAACATGtatttattacataaaaaacGAATATATGTATGCAGTATGTTGAAGTATAATACGCAAAATCCATGGCCAACAATTCATATACACAATATTAATAATAtgtataaatacaaataattttattttagtcaaacCAGTCAAATGCAGCACTTTTGTATTTTAGACAAACCAGAGCTCTGCCGCAGTTTAACGATCGAAAAGAGCTCAGAAAAAAATCCAACCCACATTGTGTTCAGACACTTTTACATCATACACATGCTTTAATAGCATGATGACAATTTAAAATGCCACATCTTtataacagtctttaaaatTCCCAAAGTATAATGTAGAAATCCTTTGattcacttaattttttttaaaaacttgaaaaaataaaaataaaattgcatttaCTTTAATACTTCATATTGAAGTTACTGAAATTAAATATTCCATTTgaaacttgaatttacaattaatttcaactttcttgactagtgaggagttgctataaaatataataagataatttaacttaatttttataatttatcgCAATTtactcactagtcaagaaagttgaaaggaattgtaaattcaagtttcAACTGAaatatttaagtgcaacaagaaaTTTTTCTAGAGTATGGTTTCATTCATCGTAGTAGGATtaatttatatgtttattttttataaagcaacacaatgttaatttaatgaTCAATCTTTGAACTATCAATCAATCACAGACCATTATCAGAAATGGCAGCACGTCAAGCTGAGAAGACTTGTGCTGGATGGGATGTGTAAAGCTCTGCCTAAGTGACATTTGAGTTATAGGGAATAAGGTGTACcaggtaattatcacgttgtggggaccaattgtccccacaaagataggaataccagtgtttttgtgaccttgtggggacattttgatgtccccatgaggaaacaagcttataaatcaaacagaatgatgtttcttaaaaatgtgaagtagaagggtttctgtgatggttggggttagggaatgagGTAGGTAAGGGGATATACAGTTTgaacagtataaaatgcattacgtctatggaatgtccccacaaaacatggaaaccagtgtgtgtgtgtgtgtgtgtgtgtgtgtgtgtgtgtgtgtgtgtgtgtgtgtgtgtgtgtgtgtgtgtgtgtgtgtgtgtgttaaaataTTTAAGTGTGCAAAGGAGGAGCGTCAACCAAAAGAGGTTGTTATCATTGAGACATTTGTGTTTAGTCATTTCAGCGTTGCCTTTAACGTGAACACATTTGAGAATGCGGCTGTTTGTTGCGAGCGTCATCTGTGTGCTGAGTTTTCCAGTCATCATCTGTAAACTTGAAAACAATATCACCCAAtgcggtgacttctttttcagaGGAAAAGCTCCAGTTTTCCAAGACATTCTGAATGATTCAGTCACACAGAATGATTCTTACGAAATAATTTGTCAGACATATAACAACACGGTCAGGTTTGCAACGCTGTACACCACAACAAACAAGATTCCCGTTTTCTCTGCTTACAAATACACCGGGACATACCAGACAACAAATACACTGGGACAGACGGGACAACTTTGGATGACTGAGTCgcaggtttgtttttatttttttatatattttagagtaacatatttttatgtGATGTTGTTTTATAACCCTGTCTTTATTTCTGTTGTCTGTCTTCTTTTCTAGCTTGAACCTTTAGGTGCTGAAATGAGCGAGCCATTCGTCAAACAGGCTAGAAATCAAGACTACTGGATAAGGAGAAATACACATAAGTGTACCCCCGGTGCTTTGTTTCCTATAAGTCACGCAGCTGATAATGAAACCGCTGAATCTACATTAACACTGACCAACAGTGTGCCACTGAAAGAGGACTTCAGAAAAGGACTTTGGAGTCTTGTGGAAAATACAACGAAGGAAGACATGGACAGTAACTGTCGTGATAACAATAACAACATTGTTGCGTATGTGCTGACAGGAGCTATAGCTGGTAATAATAAGATGCATAACAGAGTAAACATACCAACACTCGTGTGGACGGCATTTTGCTGCTTTAACAGAGAAACACTATACTCTAGAGGGTTTTGGGCTGAAAACAAAGCAGATAAaaagactgaaatcaaactcAAGAGCCTGAAGGTTGTACAAGAGTACCTGAAGAAAAAAATAGGAACAGTTGAGCTGTTTGCAACAACTGCAGGTTGAATGCATCTCAATTTAAACCAATACTAAATGCATCAGAATGTCACAACAAATGTCATCCTTTTTTACAATATGTTACAGAGTTTATCCTTTATATCCTTAATGACATTATCCTTCAAGGCATTTCCAACATGCTGGTATCGAcagaataatttttaaaataagccttAATTATAAAACTTTCTGCAGAATACATGCATGCCACTGTTTTACAATAATACACGATTGCAATAATATTACCTCTGCATTCCTGTGTATGCTGAattttactttgatttattggtTAATTTGATATCATCTTTAGCAATGCATCATATTCTCCAAAATTAAagctaaaagttttttgttcaAAGCAGAGCAGGTTATGGGTTGGCAGATCAAATTCCTGAGAATTTAGAATAATAATGCTTTTCTCGAAAATCTGTATTAAGCAAATTTTATGAATTGAAAAGGTGGTGTATAAACATATCTTTAATAAAGCTTGCAAATGCAAATACTGGCATATCAGAAtcatctctgtgtgtgtgtgtgtgtatatatatgtgtgtgtgtgtgtgtgtgtgtgtgtgtgtgtgtgtgtgcgtgcgtgcgtgcgtgcatgcatgGGTGTGTTTTATATTATGCTTTTAACATGATTTATAGGGACACATTTTTATTCTAAATTTGTCGTTTCCATCACTTGTTTTTGATGCACTACTTCAATATGTGCAATTATTActaattgtgaaaagtgctatataaatacaattgaattgaataaaatGATGGTGATGGAAACATTAGGGCTGTGAtgattaattgtgcaaatgcacattctaaatgaatgaattttaatgaattacggtaaaAATTCGGTCACACCCAAAAGCCAAAGGGCGCTCTCGTGAAGAAACTCCATTTGTGCCGCAGAAGTAGTCCCATTTAAAGCTATTCCAGGAAATCTCTAGaggcatatttatatcgctgttttTCAAATTGCTTCaggtatttttatgataataaagaatattttgaatgattacGTTTGCAgagtgtttctttttaaaatgcacattataaatGACTCAAATTCATAGGGAGTTTAGATTTCAGACAGGTATTCTTAATGGGAAACACAATGTATCATCACAGCCCTAGGAAACATGGCTAATGACAGCTTTCTGTacagttcgcatcaagcccaagttcacataaaatccccggatgtgttcttgatccgcccattttatcgaggatgcatcagaggagacttgtgtggacttatgacagcgaagtttcccagaatgcatttcgcgtcaggagttcgttcttccgagtctgaacttgcaagttcgaactacgaaggacacaagtccgagtttggcgtacttggtattgagaaacggctagggaccatcgatgctcactggtttttgcgttgcattgtgggaatttttagggaacgaacgttccagtgcactgaacggattttgcgattgagacagcccttaaaatggccgactccctgatcagtgccctgagtactgaacaagggagctgattgagacacacggctTGTCTGCCTTAGCGGACTAGCAAGCTAATTATGTTGTACAAAATAGAAGcatacaactttttttaaataaaagatagccaaaacaataatataataaactaatattcatgttgcagacaCGTCAGTACTTTTAATTGTGCTTATAATCAGTgcttataaattataattttaatttgTGATTCAGCTATGCagtaatcatgttttgtataagtaatttattaactttacagagtacaaaagtggaaagggtacagtataataatctaaataataaaatgacacaagcaatgtGTAGATCTCCCACCTAGCCTTatttatatactactatatgaaacatataatttaaaagacataaattgtaattttaacaaacGTTCTAACTACATAAATCATAACGTGATTTTGTAAGGCGCTAACAGCCAGTGGAATCACGCgggggtcctaggggagaccgaattgccAGGGGGGACCGCATTGCTCACGACACTGCTTCGTTCATAAGTGTAAGTGAAAGTAAACGCAAGCACATGTTCAAACGTCACTTAAATACTCGATGTCTGGATTACAATCTGTGAGAGAATGCAAAAGCATTTACATTGTTGTCCTCCctataattaagcaatatcgctcgagtaggagtgtgatatagctctatatcatcacggctgtgattaggccacagccgtgatgatatagagctatatcacacgactccgagagcgatattgcttttatacaacagttcgacgacggcacacgtttgaaaaacgaaaactagaaaacaacaacggagttattttaaaagcctctttgtttgagaagtacttcttccgccacggattttaagggcggccagaatgacaggtaacacttttggttgctttgaatctcataacaactcaatggacggaaaagccgtttctttatattaccgtttcttggtcacaaagtgtagttttaagattagttcagtcgagaatatatatttattatatttaaatctacaatcgattagtaaagatagcgcctgtttgaacgtttgcttagtgagattcggtacgaatgagaaccaaagcatgagcggacgtcagtgttcactcgccccgctgaccaccgccctctctgggctacatctctgacagggattccctggctctcatgctggccttgtttgtttttgatggtcaaaatgagatcaaattagcagtatttggtgtcatgatgaaactattacttgtttttttattcatatttagtgtcttttgcgttgttattgttttggcgcgaggtaaaaattaataaaactattcttgtataacgttactattggtttcccatttactcttaacgcgatgcgagcactcgattattattaaactttgttcttgtcagtactagataaaacgttttttttataattgtcagagagatgtttttgcatgctgcttataaatatatcagtggcgatgtctcataacatgttttaatagtcacgtcacgataaagtaaatgatcaatgtccacatttaaaagctgcggggcttacctgcagttccacggtgttttcgcgttctgggaagagatatagctccagaaaaaatttttttacattcctctttccaagtgttaattgtccacacgatgtgacaagacattactcccattaagtttaacgtaacatccaagagcgctgatctttgacggaataagaACTTGGGATTCACacactgatttacgagctagtgaactaatgagacacacggagagtgattcaaaacaacgcgtttgtgtgtgtccgtgtgtgtgtgtgcagtttttccattcagagatgagcctgtttagaggacctccattcactaggtggcggaatgatacgaaaggtgaagcggttactgtgccgttatcagtagaatattgcacacctcttagccaatcagatttgagAACCAGAACTTTTGTATAATTCAAGATAGCCCTATGGGCAGGGTGGAGATGCATTGCTGTGGGAGCCCTGAGCGAGCATTCTCTCGACTTCTGATCGCAAGGTCaaaacttaaatatattttacatgtaTTCTTTGGACAAATTTTGTGACTTTTACAAAACtttctgggttttttttgtttatcagcaaatgttatgtttttaaaaacgaTTTTAAATTTTCATAACTTTTCAGTTTTCCAAGACCATACAAACTCTGTAACAACATACTAAAATGGTACTTTTTTATAGATTAAAGACATTGGTGTTAGAGACTgtggtaggttaggggaatagaatatataGTTTGTACAGTAGAAAATGCATTGCGTCTATGGGATTATTCCCGTGAACCACATATGCCAACATGTGCTTGTTGTCATCATCTACCTACAATACCAAATACACAGTTGTCAATAgtctttttttaagataaatgttTAGAatgtttagtttattttttCCATTAGTTTTGCTGTGTCATAAATGATTAACAATATAAATTGAACACAAGTCTTAAAAAGCTCTGTCGTAGTGTGCCCCGAGTGAGGCCAAGGGGAGGTGGTAGGAAGGCTTGGATCACACAAACTTCATTTCCAAGAGTTGTTTATAACAACGATATGACGCAGCATGGCGTGAGTgaccaatttaaaaaaaagtgcaaaaaaaagaaaattatcaAGAGCAAAACATTTCATACAAAGGCATTCAAATCAGTGGCAACTTTGTCAGTCCCTCGACAAAGAAAAATGCTTTATGCAGCAAAAAGCTTAAGTTTAACACACGACCCTCTGTCCTCCGGTGTACTGCACAGACTGACTTAAATAACCTAGGCCCATCTCACTAAATAATGAGCCCTACCAAATTCAGGGATCACTGTTGCAACATTTTACATACATAAACATAAAATGCACAGTAGACAGCAAATTAAAGTACAATCTTTAACTACCCAACATTAAAATGTACTGCTATAAACAGCATCAAACAAGCATTGTGTGCATTTGTGATGCAGGAACACCGTGGGAATTTAACCAGCTGGGCTGGACCAAGGCAGCCAACTCCAAAGGACAATCTGGGCACAGCCTGCGATGTAGATACGCCGTGGAAATTTAACTAACTGTGTTGGACAACGACAGCCGACCTCAATACTCTCGCTGGACAGCGCTATAAACAGCAACGCAGCTGGAGCTgcgacagagagagagagagaacagagTTAATGGGAAGCCCGGGCAACGGACAACAGTGGAGAGAACTTCTGAACTCCTAATCCACTCGATGAAGAACTGgtggcaaaatacagtaaatccACAATGCAGATAATGTCTTAGATGAAATAGATAATCCACAATGCTGGCAAAGTCTTTGATGAAATATAGATAATCCACAATGCTGGCAAAGTCTTAGATGAAATATAGATAATCCACAAGTCTATGGTAAAATCGATTACTCCTTTAATGCTGGTGAATGCTTCAGGTTGGAAACTGGAACTTGAAAACAGCAGAGAGCACAGAGAATACTTTCTAACAAAATTAGATAACTAGCCACGACAAGACAGGGTGACGAGGTACAAAGACAAACTCGCAAAGAGCAGAGAACAAAGGGAGTTTAAATAGCAAACCGATTGTGCGATCAACAAGCAACAGCTATGAGATGACTTCAGTGAGAAATCGACGGCAAAAGGAATCACCTGTGAAGACGCGCAAACGTGACCTGtcaacaaaacacaacaaacacagaAAAGCAGAGCACACGACAGTCGATAAGACAGAAATCATGACACCTACTGCACTGAAGcagcagtttaaaatataaacccagaattcagcgaacatcaagaacaagaaaacagAAACAACAATCAGACCGAGACGCAGAATTTATATAATGTTGcacagaccatgtttaaatttcattgtgtttccaaaatattttcaaaataaagaaaaacaagacaaagctgTGCAGTTTGTTTCTGTGTAAGTTTATGAACAAAATGCTCGGAACACAATTGTGTGTGATTCTAGAGGCACCAGGTGAAATCTTGCCTAGGGCAGCAAATTGGACAGGGCCGGCCCTGACctcactctaaaaaatgttagGTTGTTTTTAaggctgggtaaatattggacagaacacatgctgtaTTATACTGTAACGAAACATTTGCTGGCATGTTATTAATCTAcatctgtccaatatttacctagCCTTGGCACAATAACATGGATTAAAATCAACCCAACAGTTTTTGAATTTACCAGTCTCGTACAAATACACCAAAAGTGAAAGAGAGGCAAATATTACAACTTACTCAATGGGTGGAGTTAATTGCAATAGACAAAGAGTTTGTTGTAACACTGgcaaaaagaccaaaagcatgCAGTTTGTTAGTAATCTGTAAAATAGATGTGTTGCAATTAACCCTTCGttcgtttgtgtgtgtgtgtgtgtgtgtgtgtgtgtgtgtgtgtgtgtgtgtgttttatattatgCTTTTAACATGATTTATGGGGACACATTTTTATTCTAAATTTGTCATTTCCATCACTTGTTTTTGATGCGCTACTTCAATATGTAATTATTactaattgtgaaaagcgctatataaataaaattgaatcaaACGTGACTTAAACACCCGATGTCTGGATTATAATCTGTGAGAGAATGCAAAAGCATTTACATTGTTGTCCTCCCTATAATTCAAGATAGCCCAATGGGCAGGGTGGAGATGCATTGCTGTGGGAGCCCTGAGCGAGCATTCTCTCGACTTCTGATCACAAGATCAAAACTTACatatattttacatgcattcttTGGAAAAATGTAATGACTTTTCCAAAACTTTCTGGGTTTATTCGTTTTCAGCACTTTTTAGTAACGATTTTAAATTTTCATCACTTTTATGGTAAATACATAGAGTTTGAAAGAATACATCCCACTGGAAATGGATTTAAAGCTAAGTTACAAGCTGCACATCTGACGTGAGGAGAGAAAATTAACGTAAACAAGCCAGCATCTCTAAATTACTCTGTTCAAAAACTGATGCAATGAAAAGAGCTGTACAAATAAAAAGTCATCTGAAACCAGAAACAAGAAACATCTAGTTTAGATCTGAGGTGTGGCTATTATAAACATGACTGTGCGTCATGGCGCATACTCACAGATGCAATCAGAGTAAACACTTttctaaagcaataaaccctGTGAGGCTGGGATTTACATTGAACAATCAATATTACCTGTTTaaaattgaaatgcatattttatcgtatttatttatgttttaaatatttagaatATTCTGTTTTTCTTGCATTccaatttcatatttttatcttaaTATTCTTAAGATGAGATAAGAAGGAGGCCGCACTATGCATAAATATTCTTTTATTTGCACAAACGCGTTTCGgcgtaaaaaaatatttatgcataGTGCGGCCTCCTTCTTGTCTCatgtatttaaattatttaggCCAGCACtcttaaagtttaatttatagACACATTAAGTGAACACACGTCACGTGTGAAAGCGCCTTTAAAGGAAagcaccaccgtttttcaatattttactatgttcttacctcaacttagatgaatgaatacat from Misgurnus anguillicaudatus chromosome 20, ASM2758022v2, whole genome shotgun sequence includes the following:
- the LOC129454823 gene encoding endonuclease domain-containing 1 protein; amino-acid sequence: MKMLFIMNVSVLLLLICPSVISEVTDFSKCNQFFYEGQPPVIPGILNNSHFMDNPYKTICQKYESEYRFATLYDTTKRIPVFSAYRFTGKKIIKRPDIEWMNEPQLEISNDQMGVTYINQATDEDYFNKTYNMSRGHLFPCCYSGDNVTARSTFTMTNIVPQKISFNNGSWGRMEKKAIELMGNYCRDKKDQNKVLAHVLTGAVPGNITQNNRVNIPSYMWMTFCCFNSTSSSWSSQAYWGANVEENINENVTISERSLEELQEFLSEQWVNITQLFDNNCKNTNIHISPEGSGSEPPLNLGE